The stretch of DNA AATCTACTACGAAATTCTAGATTTGGAGCCCATTCCATCGGTTCCATAAAACTCGTATCCACTAGACATCGGCAACCGTTGAACCGGTCGCAGTTTTTATCACCAGCGAACAACGAAGAGTTGAGGTGACGGAGGATGGCGTCGGGATGGGGGATAACGGGAAACAAAGGCCGCTGCTATGATTTCTGGATGGACTTTAGTGAGTGCATGTCTCGCTGCCGAGAGCCCAAGGACTGCGCTCTTCTCAGAGAAGATTACCTGGAGTGCCTCCACCACTCCAAAGAGGTCCATCCTAAACTTCTCTATGCCTCATCGTTCAATttcctatataattttgtatttt from Ipomoea triloba cultivar NCNSP0323 chromosome 7, ASM357664v1 encodes:
- the LOC116024827 gene encoding NADH dehydrogenase [ubiquinone] iron-sulfur protein 5-B-like; the encoded protein is MASGWGITGNKGRCYDFWMDFSECMSRCREPKDCALLREDYLECLHHSKEYQRRNRIYKEEQRQLRAATHKEKEGGHGDGGTHH